The window CTGCCGCCCGTATCGCGTTCCTGACTCTTGCCCGCGACGCCTACGAGACGGTGACCGCCTCCATCACCCGTACCCAGCGCGGCGCGAAAGCCGTCTCCAACGCCCGCACCGAACTGTTCGGGGGCATCCGCAAGAAGACGGCGACCCCCCAGGCCGGATGACCGAAATGCCCCGTCCATCGCCACAGCAGGGGAAGGCAACCCATGACCACCCAGACCGTCACAGACGACCGAACTAACACCCCGCGACAGCGGCTTGTCGCCTTCACCCGGTGGATCGAGGAATTGTGCCGGGACGATCCCGGCGCGCGGACCGCGCTGCGCAGCGGCCTGCGCCGGGGACTCGACGACGTGCCCCGCATGCACCGCTTCGTCTCCCCCTGGCTGCCCCGCAACGGTCAGGTGCCCCAGTCCGAGCAGCGGGCGTACTACGCGGTGGCCGCGATGATCGCCGCGCAGCCCCGCACAAGCTACGCCACCCCCGACACCGACACCGACACCGCCACCGCCACCGACTCCGCCCCCGTCTCGGACCCGGGATCGGGGTCGGAGGCGGCGGCCTCGGAGAGGGCGCCCGCCCCGCGATACGGGCAGAGCCTGGGCCACGCGTTCGCGCTCGCCGTGACCGAAAGCCCGGGCCGGGAGCGGGAGATGCGGGAATCCACCGCCGAGACACGGCTGAATCTACTGACCCGGCAGAGTCTCAACGGTCTGCACCGGCATCTGCCCGCCGCGGTCGGCTACCTGCGCGAGACCGGCGTGCACATCGACTGGGCGCAGATGCTGTCCGACCTCGCCGCCTGGCCCGCCCACTCCAAAACGATCTCCCGACGCTGGCTGCAGCACTACTACATGCAGCGCACCAAGGCCCTGCGCGAGCACGCAGACCGCGCCGACCAGACGGAAACCGAGGCGGACAACCCCACCGGGTGACC is drawn from Streptomyces bottropensis ATCC 25435 and contains these coding sequences:
- the casB gene encoding type I-E CRISPR-associated protein Cse2/CasB, with translation MTTQTVTDDRTNTPRQRLVAFTRWIEELCRDDPGARTALRSGLRRGLDDVPRMHRFVSPWLPRNGQVPQSEQRAYYAVAAMIAAQPRTSYATPDTDTDTATATDSAPVSDPGSGSEAAASERAPAPRYGQSLGHAFALAVTESPGREREMRESTAETRLNLLTRQSLNGLHRHLPAAVGYLRETGVHIDWAQMLSDLAAWPAHSKTISRRWLQHYYMQRTKALREHADRADQTETEADNPTG